Proteins encoded within one genomic window of Paramisgurnus dabryanus chromosome 11, PD_genome_1.1, whole genome shotgun sequence:
- the LOC135730479 gene encoding macrophage-expressed gene 1 protein-like, whose amino-acid sequence MKLQAICLVMLCCFIHACALSPPLHPSNGLSECRKNISLTALEVLPGGGWDNLRNIDMGRVMNLSYFQCQTTEDGVYFIPDEVFVIPEKESGVETNSEIITSWLDQKSSTSRSINADASFRFQSKINGKFSEENQRMKTHQVKENSVTAQVQVRNHLYTVKAYPDFALDSRFAHQVDEIGEAILNNQTRQATYLSEKLILDYGTHVITSVDAGATLVQEDYLKKSFVSGSQSQMSSISASAGLNFFGKLKFESVGNNIQANSYQGNITYSLIQSHGGALFYPGITLQKWQESTLNNLVAIDRSGLPLHYFLNTLTLPDIKKEIIPKLVLLVEEAAERYYKVNTIPGCLDPDSKNFDFQANVDDASCEGPVTNHSFGGVYQACTPLTVDGNIICNEKTQNNRATGNFSCPQLYTATLLRSETIEDGYYRSECSKKYYSCGFLWLFSCYDEKCGDAYFVRRAKIDTYWCSTNQKTNNSGYLFGGLYGPTMQNPLTKSSSCPTNFFAQKLLPNGMMVCLSNDYTAGTKFSVPFGGFFSCQSGNPLAQNQSLCPPQFSQNLADISDGCEILFCVQSAVFTELKPARLPPFTKPPLISTIADNTVTVMTEGDRSWVRVGGTKTWRLAKLGEVNEMALMLDRSSETSGGEGAGLAGGVIALIAFVVAETVFK is encoded by the exons ATGAAATTGCAAGCAATCTGTTTAGTGATGCTCTGCTGTTTCATCCATGCCTGTGCTCTTTCTCCACCCCTCCATCCCAGTAATGGACTCAGTGAGTGTcgcaaaaacatttctttaactGCACTGGAGGTTCTACCAGGTGGCGGTTGGGATAACCTGCGTAACATAGACATGGGACGAGTGATGAACTTGAGCTACTTCCAGTGCCAGACCACTGAAGATGGTGTTTATTTCATTCCTGATGAAGTCTTCGTCATTCCAGAAAAAGAGAGCGGAGTGGAAACAAACTCTGAGATCATCACGTCATGGCTGGACCAGAAAAGCTCAACTTCACGCTCCATCAATGCAGATGCATCTTTTCGTTTTCAGTCTAAGATCAATGGAAAATTCTCAGAAGAAAACCAACGTATGAAAACCCACCAAGTGAAAGAGAATTCGGTAACAGCTCAGGTTCAA GTACGTAATCATCTGTACACAGTGAAGGCATATCCTGATTTTGCCCTGGATtctcgttttgctcatcaagtagATGAAATCGGAGAAGCTATTTTGAACAATCAAACACGTCAAGCAACTTACCTGTCAGAGAAACTTATTCTTGACTATGGTACTCATGTTATCACAAGTGTTGATGCCGGTGCCACTTTAGTGCAGGAGGACTATCTGAAAAAGTCTTTTGTCTCTGGCAGTCAGTCACAGATGTCTTCTATCTCTGCATCAGCAGGCTTGAACTTTTTTGGCAAATTAAAATTTGAATCTGTTGGCAACAATATTCAAGCCAATAGTTATCAGGGTAACATCACTTATTCTTTAATTCAGAGTCATGGAGGGGCTTTATTTTACCCAGGCATCACCCTACAGAAGTGGCAGGAGAGTACGCTCAATAATCTGGTGGCTATTGATCGCTCTGGACTGCCACTGCACTATTTTCTCAATACATTAACATTGCCagatattaaaaaagaaataattcCTAAACTAGTTTTGTTAGTCGAAGAGGCTGCAGAGCGTTACTACAAAGTAAACACAATTCCAGGGTGTTTGGATCCAGATTCCAAAAATTTTGACTTCCAGGCAAATGTGGATGATGCTTCTTGTGAGGGTCCGGTCACTAATCATAGTTTTGGTGGTGTTTACCAAGCTTGCACTCCATTGACGGTAGATGGAAATATCATCTGTAACGAAAAGACTCAAAACAATCGAGCCACTGGTAATTTTTCATGTCCTCAGCTGTATACTGCCACCCTATTACGCTCTGAGACAATAGAAGATGGGTATTATCGTTCTGAGTGCAGCAAGAAATATTATTCATGTGGATTTTTATGGCTGTTTTCCTGTTATGACGAAAAATGTGGTGATGCTTATTTTGTTCGTCGTGCAAAAATTGACACGTACTGGTGTTCCACAAATCAGAAAACGAATAACTCTGGGTATCTTTTCGGAGGTCTTTATGGACCTACTATGCAAAACCCGCTTACCAAATCCAGTAGCTGTCCAACAAATTTCTTTGCTCAAAAACTATTGCCTAATGGCATGATGGTTTGTTTGAGCAATGATTATACTGCAGGAACCAAATTCTCAGTTCCTTTCGGTGGTTTCTTTAGCTGTCAGTCTGGCAATCCTCTTGCACAAAATCAGTCTCTCTGTCCACCTCAGTTCAGTCAAAATTTAGCTGATATTAGTGATGGTTGTGAGATATTGTTCTGCGTCCAGTCAGCTGTGTTCACTGAGTTAAAACCTGCTCGCCTTCCACCTTTTACAAAGCCACCACTGATCAGCACGATTGCAGATAACACTGTGACTGTAATGACTGAAGGCGATCGTTCCTGGGTGAGAGTTGGAGGAACTAAGACATGGCGACTGGCAAAACTGGGTGAAGTTAATGAAATGGCATTAATGCTCGACAGATCTTCTGAGACATCTGGAGGAGAAGGGGCCGGTCTAGCTGGTGGTGTAATTGCTTTAATTGCTTTTGTAGTGGCAGAAACtgtttttaagtga
- the prf1.5 gene encoding perforin 1.5 isoform X2: MKKVSFHLFLCIFLYTLTYCGGCHTGTQAECEKAPFVPGYNLAGEGFDVVQMRRKGAFLINVKSHLTDNGTCTVCKNRFQGGQIQKLPTVVLDWRPFSRCSKQLSSALHHSVDSLMKSSTSLVNNNWEMDLSLDDVGKAILGGSRSDIAQFAKSQNSMDKATFALHEISCTYYSYRLTDHPELSTEFSKHLQRLPTQYDDIAKPLYIRTIDTYGTHYIRQVHLGGRVRRVTAFRTCLATLKGFSETEIKNCLNIELKMALGFLPANVSFSNKCSQIFKDDISMGFYRGFMTHKIEVLGGEKYFPDLVLHQSPADAYLNWMMSLHDNPDVISYAIFPLHHLVTDPEVSANLRRAVTEYIEENMLSEVQEEKQECSKAPNLDHNCCPLRAGRGTLAVSVQRAAGLKADLFTRTDGFVKIWYNFMYEETDVIMDDNNPEWNVTYDFGSIEFGHELIFEVWDIDVFYNDIVGKCVVTPERGIHSHSCKLRRGILYFTYSASCDTHLTGPRCSRYSPQT, encoded by the exons ATGAAGAAAGTTTCTTTCCACCTGTTTCTTTGTATTTTTCTGTATACCTTGACATACTGTGGAGGTTGTCATACAGGCACACAGGCAGAATGTGAGAAAGCTCCTTTTGTGCCCGGCTACAACCTGGCAGGGGAAGGTTTTGATGTGGTCCAAATGCGCCGTAAAGGTGCATTTTTAATCAATGTCAAGTCGCACTTGACAGACAATGGCACTTGCACAGTCTGCAAGAACCGTTTTCAGGGAGGGCAGATACAGAAACTGCCCACGGTCGTGCTGGACTGGCGTCCTTTTAGCCGCTGTAGTAAACAGCTTTCTAGTGCACTTCATCATTCTGTTGACTCCCTGATGAAGAGCTCCACTTCACTCGTCAATAACAACTGGGAAATGGACCTCAGTCTGGATGATGTGGGAAAGGCCATTTTAGGAGGGAGCCGGTCGGATATTGCTCAATTTGCCAAGTCTCAGAATTCAATGGATAAAGCAACATTTGCTCTTCATGAGATCAGCTGCACATATTACAG TTACAGACTTACAGACCACCCAGAACTCAGCACTGAATTCTCAAAACATCTGCAGCGACTTCCGACACAATATGACGACATAGCAAAACCCCTGTACATAAGGACTATAGATACATATGGCACTCATTACATACGTCAAGTCCATCTCGGAGGGCGAGTGAGGCGGGTCACAGCTTTTCGGACTTGTCTCGCGACACTAAAGGGCTTCTCTGAAACTGAAATCAAAAACTGTCTGAACATTGAGTTGAAGATGGCATTGGGATTCCTTCCAGCTAACGTTTCATTTTCCAACAAATGCTCTCAAATCTTTAAAGATGATATAAGTATGGGCTTCTACCGAGGGTTTATGACACACAAGATCGAAGTGCTGGGAGGTGAGAAATACTTTCCAGACCTTGTTTTACACCAAAGTCCAGCTGATGCCTACTTAAACTGGATGATGAGCTTGCATGACAACCCTGATGTTATATCATATGCAATTTTTCCTCTTCATCATCTGGTGACTGATCCTGAGGTCAGTGCTAATCTGAGAAGAGCAGTAACAGAGTACATTGAAGAAAACATGCTTTCTGAAGTTCAAGAAGAGAAACAAGAATGTTCAAAAGCACCAAATTTGGATCATAACTGCTGCCCTCTGCGGGCCGGCCGTGGTACTTTAGCAGTGTCTGTGCAGAGAGCTGCGGGCTTAAAGGCAGACCTCTTCACACGCACTGATGGTTTCGTGAAAATTTGGTACAATTTTATGTACGAGGAGACTGATGTGATAATGGACGATAATAACCCAGAATGGAATGTCACCTATGATTTTGGATCGATTGAGTTTGGTCATGAACTCATATTTGAGGTTTGGGACattgatgtattttataatGACATTGTGGGGAAGTGTGTGGTCACTCCTGAACGTGGGATTCACTCACATAGCTGTAAATTAAGACGAGGGATTCTTTATTTTACCTACAGCGCTTCTTGTGATACTCACCTGACAGGCCCCAGGTGTAGCAGATACTCACCACAAACATGA
- the prf1.5 gene encoding perforin 1.5 isoform X1 yields MSIIMKKVSFHLFLCIFLYTLTYCGGCHTGTQAECEKAPFVPGYNLAGEGFDVVQMRRKGAFLINVKSHLTDNGTCTVCKNRFQGGQIQKLPTVVLDWRPFSRCSKQLSSALHHSVDSLMKSSTSLVNNNWEMDLSLDDVGKAILGGSRSDIAQFAKSQNSMDKATFALHEISCTYYSYRLTDHPELSTEFSKHLQRLPTQYDDIAKPLYIRTIDTYGTHYIRQVHLGGRVRRVTAFRTCLATLKGFSETEIKNCLNIELKMALGFLPANVSFSNKCSQIFKDDISMGFYRGFMTHKIEVLGGEKYFPDLVLHQSPADAYLNWMMSLHDNPDVISYAIFPLHHLVTDPEVSANLRRAVTEYIEENMLSEVQEEKQECSKAPNLDHNCCPLRAGRGTLAVSVQRAAGLKADLFTRTDGFVKIWYNFMYEETDVIMDDNNPEWNVTYDFGSIEFGHELIFEVWDIDVFYNDIVGKCVVTPERGIHSHSCKLRRGILYFTYSASCDTHLTGPRCSRYSPQT; encoded by the exons ATGA GTATCATAATGAAGAAAGTTTCTTTCCACCTGTTTCTTTGTATTTTTCTGTATACCTTGACATACTGTGGAGGTTGTCATACAGGCACACAGGCAGAATGTGAGAAAGCTCCTTTTGTGCCCGGCTACAACCTGGCAGGGGAAGGTTTTGATGTGGTCCAAATGCGCCGTAAAGGTGCATTTTTAATCAATGTCAAGTCGCACTTGACAGACAATGGCACTTGCACAGTCTGCAAGAACCGTTTTCAGGGAGGGCAGATACAGAAACTGCCCACGGTCGTGCTGGACTGGCGTCCTTTTAGCCGCTGTAGTAAACAGCTTTCTAGTGCACTTCATCATTCTGTTGACTCCCTGATGAAGAGCTCCACTTCACTCGTCAATAACAACTGGGAAATGGACCTCAGTCTGGATGATGTGGGAAAGGCCATTTTAGGAGGGAGCCGGTCGGATATTGCTCAATTTGCCAAGTCTCAGAATTCAATGGATAAAGCAACATTTGCTCTTCATGAGATCAGCTGCACATATTACAG TTACAGACTTACAGACCACCCAGAACTCAGCACTGAATTCTCAAAACATCTGCAGCGACTTCCGACACAATATGACGACATAGCAAAACCCCTGTACATAAGGACTATAGATACATATGGCACTCATTACATACGTCAAGTCCATCTCGGAGGGCGAGTGAGGCGGGTCACAGCTTTTCGGACTTGTCTCGCGACACTAAAGGGCTTCTCTGAAACTGAAATCAAAAACTGTCTGAACATTGAGTTGAAGATGGCATTGGGATTCCTTCCAGCTAACGTTTCATTTTCCAACAAATGCTCTCAAATCTTTAAAGATGATATAAGTATGGGCTTCTACCGAGGGTTTATGACACACAAGATCGAAGTGCTGGGAGGTGAGAAATACTTTCCAGACCTTGTTTTACACCAAAGTCCAGCTGATGCCTACTTAAACTGGATGATGAGCTTGCATGACAACCCTGATGTTATATCATATGCAATTTTTCCTCTTCATCATCTGGTGACTGATCCTGAGGTCAGTGCTAATCTGAGAAGAGCAGTAACAGAGTACATTGAAGAAAACATGCTTTCTGAAGTTCAAGAAGAGAAACAAGAATGTTCAAAAGCACCAAATTTGGATCATAACTGCTGCCCTCTGCGGGCCGGCCGTGGTACTTTAGCAGTGTCTGTGCAGAGAGCTGCGGGCTTAAAGGCAGACCTCTTCACACGCACTGATGGTTTCGTGAAAATTTGGTACAATTTTATGTACGAGGAGACTGATGTGATAATGGACGATAATAACCCAGAATGGAATGTCACCTATGATTTTGGATCGATTGAGTTTGGTCATGAACTCATATTTGAGGTTTGGGACattgatgtattttataatGACATTGTGGGGAAGTGTGTGGTCACTCCTGAACGTGGGATTCACTCACATAGCTGTAAATTAAGACGAGGGATTCTTTATTTTACCTACAGCGCTTCTTGTGATACTCACCTGACAGGCCCCAGGTGTAGCAGATACTCACCACAAACATGA
- the LOC135729497 gene encoding macrophage-expressed gene 1 protein, translating to MLHEAFIHLANMKSKVFCLLSLCFLINPSDLHPLIRPRNGLRECRKNSTLTALEVLPGGGWDNLRNIDMGRVMNLSYSQCQTTEDGIYFIPDEVFVIPQKISGVETNSEIITSWLDQKSSTSSSINADISYLPVVNAKFSTENQRMKTHQVKGNSVTARVQVRNHLYTVKAYPDFTLDSRFAHQAEEIADAVENNQTRQATYLSEKLILDYGTHVITSVDAGATLVQEDYLKMSYVSNSQSDTSSISASAGFNFFDKVKFDIGGKDTQGSSETSGYQGNITYSLIQSHGGALFYPGITLQKWQESTLNNLVAIDRSGVPLHYFLNPSTFPDLPVPTVNKIALSVKKAAERYYKVNTIPGCVNPDSKNFNFQANVDDASCEGPVTNLSFGGVYQACTSLSQDGNVICDELAQKNPATGDFSCPQLYTATLLRSETIERGYNKYECHGYCHSCGFLWLSTCCGQTCGDSYYVRRAKMDTYWCSTTQKTPQYSGYLFGGLFGSSLQNPITKSHGCPPNFFAQRFLSNGMMVCLSNDYEMGTRFSVPFGGFFSCQSGNALAQGQSRCPPQFSQHLAAISDGCQVLFCVQSGVFTGGQLKPVRLPPFSRPPLISMIATNTVAVMTEGDRSWVRVEGTKMWRLAKANEIHQMAPMFEKSHMSGGEKAGVAIGAIVLIALVVVGTVFVVKRRRRFSGLSVGRGYEELHGEGQSESVVEIQREPQNENVNENPTQPLLAQ from the exons ATGCTGCATGAAGCATTCATTCATCTGGCAAACATGAAGTCAAAGGTTTTCTGTCTGCTGTCGCTCTGTTTCTTAATTAATCCCTCTGATCTTCATCCACTCATCCGCCCAAGAAATGGACTTCGTGAATGTCGCAAAAACTCAACTTTGACAGCATTGGAGGTTCTACCAGGTGGCGGTTGGGATAACCTGCGTAACATAGACATGGGACGAGTGATGAATCTGAGCTATTCCCAGTGCCAGACCACTGAAGATGGTATTTATTTCATTCCTGATGAAGTCTTCGTCATTCCACAGAAAATAAGCGGAGTGGAAACAAACTCTGAGATCATCACGTCATGGCTGGACCAGAAAAGCTCAACTTCGAGCTCTATAAATGCAGACATTTCTTACCTTCCGGTGGTCAATGCAAAATTCTCTACAGAAAACCAGCGTATGAAAACCCATCAAGTGAAAGGCAATTCAGTAACCGCTCGGGTTCAA gtGCGTAACCATCTGTATACAGTAAAAGCGTATCCTGATTTCACACTGGACTCTCGATTTGCTCATCAGGCAGAGGAAATTGCAGACGCTGTTGAGAACAACCAAACACGTCAAGCAACTTACCTGTCAGAGAAACTTATTCTTGACTATGGTACTCATGTTATCACAAGTGTTGATGCCGGTGCCACTTTAGTGCAGGAGGACTATCTAAAAATGTCCTATGTCTCTAACAGTCAGTCAGACACATCTTCTATCTCTGCATCAGCAGGCTTTAACTTCTTTGACAAAGTAAAATTTGATATTGGTGGCAAGGATACTCAAGGAAGCTCTGAAACAAGCGGTTATCAGGGTAACATCACATATTCTTTAATTCAGAGTCATGGAGGGGCTTTATTTTACCCAGGCATCACTCTACAGAAGTGGCAGGAGAGTACGCTCAATAATCTGGTGGCTATTGATCGCTCTGGAGTGCCACTGCACTATTTTCTCAATCCATCAACATTTCCAGACCTTCCAGTGCCGACAGTAAACAAAATTGCTTTATCAGTCAAAAAGGCTGCAGAACGCTACTATAAGGTCAACACAATTCCAGGGTGTGTAAATCCAGATTCTAAAAATTTCAACTTTCAGGCAAATGTGGATGATGCTTCTTGTGAGGGTCCGGTCACTAATCTTAGCTTTGGTGGTGTTTACCAAGCATGCACTTCGTTAAGCCAAGATGGAAATGTCATCTGTGATGAGTTAGCACAGAAGAATCCAGCCACTGGTGATTTTTCATGTCCTCAGCTGTATACTGCCACCCTATTACGGTCGGAGACAATAGAAAGAGGTTATAATAAGTATGAGTGCCACGGGTACTGTCATTCATGTGGTTTCTTATGGCTGTCTACTTGTTGTGGCCAAACGTGTGGTGATTCTTACTATGTCCGTCGTGCAAAAATGGACACATATTGGTGTTCCACAACTCAGAAAACTCCTCAGTACTCTGGGTATCTTTTCGGAGGTCTGTTTGGATCATCTTTACAAAACCCAATTACTAAATCTCATGGTTGTCCACCGAATTTCTTTGCCCAGAGATTTTTGTCTAATGGCATGATGGTTTGTCTGAGCAACGATTACGAGATGGGAACCAGATTTTCTGTACCTTTTGGTGGTTTCTTTAGCTGTCAGTCTGGCAATGCTCTTGCACAGGGACAGTCTCGCTGTCCACCTCAGTTCAGCCAACATTTAGCTGCTATTAGTGATGGCTGTCAGGTGTTGTTTTGCGTCCAGTCAGGTGTGTTCACTGGTGGTCAGTTAAAGCCTGTTCGCCTGCCACCGTTCTCAAGACCACCACTGATCAGCATGATTGCTACAAACACTGTAGCTGTAATGACAGAAGGCGATCGGTCCTGGGTGAGAGTTGAAGGAACTAAGATGTGGCGACTGGCAAAGGCCAATGAAATTCATCAAATGGCACCAATGTTTGAAAAATCTCACATGTCTGGAGGAGAAAAGGCTGGTGTAGCTATTGGTGCGATTGTTTTAATTGCTCTTGTGGTGGTAGGGACAGTGTTTGTTGTGAAAAGGAGAAGGAGATTTTCTGGTCTCAGTGTAGGCAGAGGATATGAAGAGCTTCATGGTGAGGGTCAAAGTGAGAGTGTTGTAGAGATCCAAAGAGAGCCACAGAATGAGAATGTCAATGAAAACCCCACTCAACCTCTATTGGCACAATGA
- the LOC135730049 gene encoding histone H1.5 has translation MSTDITSVQSATKTPRRRSKTKKSGGPTLSDRILKILSSSKERAGVSMVALKKALAANGYDVARNNAHINLAVKRLVANGKLKQTKGTGASGSFKMGTKSVTKSKKPKAKKIRRKKAKKPAGAKKTPKKSRRKSLKSPGEASETAAFNTKKPRRPKRRASKSAKAKNAKK, from the coding sequence ATGTCTACAGACATCACATCAGTTCAGTCTGCAACTAAAACTCCAAGGCGAAGGTCAAAGACCAAAAAGTCAGGAGGACCAACTCTCTCTGATCGGATCCTCAAGATCTTGTCATCCTCCAAGGAGCGCGCTGGCGTCTCTATGGTTGCTTTGAAGAAAGCACTTGCTGCCAATGGTTATGATGTTGCAAGAAACAACGCTCACATCAATCTGGCAGTTAAGCGCCTGGTGGCCAACGGTAAACTGAAACAGACCAAAGGTACGGGCGCATCAGGATCATTTAAAATGGGCACCAAGTCTGTAACAAAGTCAAAGAAGCCAAAGGCAAAGAAAATAAGGAGAAAAAAGGCTAAGAAACCTGCTGGAGCAAAGAAAACGCCAAAGAAGAGCAGAAGAAAGAGTTTAAAGAGTCCTGGAGAAGCCAGTGAGACAGCTGCGTTCAACACCAAAAAGCCAAGGAGACCCAAGCGAAGAGCATCCAAATCAGCCAAAGCAAAAAATGCCAAGAAATAA
- the tspan36 gene encoding tetraspanin 36 gives MDCGIITSKTVLLFISLIFWVAGAALAYVGSYVIKSYNNFEDFVADKYTLIPAIIIIGVAVLMFIIGLVGCCATLKESKVGLSFFLLIILIIFAAEVTAFVFGVIYRGRIKGDLEKSMSDVFQKYDGQNSESHAVDYLQSQLECCGVNNYTDWTSVPWFGQHNNSVPHSCCKTNATQCTGLFNQPELLNTQGCESKLEQTLQGVLSYAMLVILGFAIIKLIGMISICVIACRSKKNDYEPLYA, from the exons ATGGATTGTGGAATTATAACATCAAAAACAGTCCTCTTATTTATCAGCTTAATATTTTGG GTTGCTGGAGCAGCCCTTGCCTATGTTGGTTCTTATGTGATTAAAAGTTACAACAACTTTGAAGACTTTGTGGCTGATAAATACACTCTCATCCCGGCTATCATTATAATCGGGGTGGCCGTGCTCATGTTTATCATCGGACTTGTCGGCTGTTGTGCAACTCTGAAGGAGTCCAAAGTTGGTTTAAGCTTT TTCCTTCTGATAATCTTGATCATCTTCGCTGCAGAAGTGACCGCTTTTGTGTTTGGTGTCATCTACAGAGGCAGA ATCAAAGGTGATTTAGAGAAGTCAATGAGTGATGTCTTCCAAAAATATGATGGTCAGAACTCTGAAAGCCATGCAGTGGATTACCTGCAGTCTCAG CTGGAATGCTGTGGAGTGAATAACTACACAGACTGGACATCAGTGCCTTGGTTTGGCCAACATAACAACTCTGTACCACACTCCTGCTGTAAGACCAATGCTACACAATGTACTGGGCTTTTCAACCAACCAGAGCTTTTGAACACACAG GGTTGTGAGTCTAAACTGGAGCAGACGCTACAGGGTGTGCTTAGTTATGCAATGTTGGTCATCCTTGGATTTGCTATCATTAAG CTAATTGGGATGATCAGCATCTGTGTCATTGCCTGTAGAAGCAAGAAGAATGACTACGAACCTCTttatgcatga